A genomic region of Pelodiscus sinensis isolate JC-2024 chromosome 1, ASM4963464v1, whole genome shotgun sequence contains the following coding sequences:
- the LOC112544763 gene encoding uncharacterized protein LOC112544763: protein MRKGRVETSLIGHTGGTTSMPKWVKNVSEAKQQKLRCLYTNARSLGNKMEELELLVQEMKPDIIEITETWWNTRHDWSTGIEGYVLFKKDRNKGKGGGVALYIKDEVDCKEIQSAGMEKTECVWAKITLGKKTNRSSPGIMLGLCYRPPGSNLDMDRGLFNVFNEVNTHGNCVIMGDFNFPDTDWRTSASNNNRAQIFLDVIADEFLHQVVAEPTRGDAILDLVLVSSKDLRDEIVVGNNLGSSDHELIQFKLNGRINKNKSEIRVFDFKRANFNKLRKLVREVDWTKEIMDLKVEEACNYFKLKLQKLSEACIPRKGKKCIGRCVRPSWISKHLREVIKKKQKAYKEWKMGGISKENYLIEVKACRDKVRKAKSQVELDLAKGIKTNSKRFYRPINRKKQNKKRSRTANY from the coding sequence atgaggaagggtagggtggaaactagtctaataggtcatactGGAGGTACAACATCCATGCCAAaatgggtaaagaatgtgagtgaggccaaacagcaaaaattaagatgtttgtacaccaatgcgaggagcctaggtaacaaaatggaggaactagagctattggtccaggaaatgaaaccagatattatagaaATAActgaaacatggtggaatactaggcatgactggagtacaggtattgaagggtatgtgctgtttaaaaaagatagaaataagggtaaaggtggtggagtcgcattgtatatcaaagatgaggtagattgtaaagaaatacaAAGTgctggaatggagaagacagagtgtgtttgggcaaaaatcacattggggaagaaaactaacagatcctcccctgggataatGCTTGGGTTGTGttacagaccaccaggatccaatttggatatggatagaggcctctttaatgtttttaatgaagtaaatactcatggaaattgtgtaatcatgggagatttcaactttccagatacagactggagaacaagtgctagtaataataatagggctcagattttcctagatgtgatagctgatgaattccttcatcaagtagttgctgaaccaacaaggggggatgctattttagatttggttttggtgagtagcaagGACCTCAGAGATGAAATAGTTGTAGGGAACAACCTTGGctcaagtgatcatgagctaattcagttcaaattaaatggaaggataaacaaaaataaatctgagattaGGGTTTTTGATTttaaaagggctaactttaataaattaaggaaattagttagggaagttgattggactaaagaaattatggatcttaaagtggaggaggcctgcaattattttaagttaaagttgcagaagctgtcagaagcctgtatcccaagaaaagggaaaaaatgtataggcagatgtgttagaccaagctggataagcaagcatctcagggaggtaattaagaaaaagcagaaagcatataaggagtggaaaatgggagggatcagtaaagaaaactaccttattgaggttaaagcatgtagggataaagtgagaaaggctaaaagtcaggtagagttggaccttgcaaagggaattaaaactaatagtaaaaggttttatagacctataaataggaaaaaacaaaacaaaaaaagaagtaggaccgctaattactaa